The nucleotide sequence ACATATCTCTCGTAGATCGAGCACACCAGGGAAGGCAGGTAGTTCGCCGTCGAGCACACCGCACCGACCGCCCCGACCCCGAGGCCCGAGTAGATCAGCGTGTCCTTCCCGCTCAGTACCTTGAAGCCGATGTCGGCGTTCCGCCTCACGAACTCCATCGTCTGCGGTCCCCGCTCGAGTCCTTCATCCCCACCAGGTTGGGGATGCTGTGCGCAAGCTCCTGGACCAGGTCCTGGCTCATCGCGTACCCGCACCGCCCGGGGTTGTTGTACAGCAGCACCGGCACCTCGCTCACTGAGGCCGCTATCGTCCGGAAGTGCTGCTTCAGCTCCTCCTCCGTCGGCTTCAGGAACATCGGCTGCAGCACCGACACGCTCCTTGCCCCCAGGCGCACTCCCATCTTCGCCAGGCGCACGCACTTGCTCGTGCGTATCGCCCCCACTCCCATGTAGATAGGCACCCGCCCTGCGCACTGGTCCACCATGATCCCCAGGGCCTCTTCCATCTCGCCCTCTTCCATCATGTAGAACTCCCCGTTAGACCCGAAGGCAAGGATACCGGAGCACCCCCCCTCGATGACGTAGTCCACCAGGTTTCTCAGCGACTGCTCGTCTATGCGCTCGTCCTCCGTGATCGGGGTCACGATCGGGGGTATGATCCCCTTGATGAAACTCGTATCCATGACTCTCTCCTTTCTCACTCGCCGATCTTCGTACCGCTCACCTTCGCGTAGTAGCGGGCCAGCGCACTGTGGTCGTCGCCCCCGAACCCATCGGCGTGCAGCGTCTCCATCATCTCCCTCACATAGGCGGTCAACGGCAGGGGCGATCCCACCCCGTGGCCCGTGTCCATCGCATTGGCAAGGTCCTTGATGTGCAGGTCGATCTTGAACCCAGGCTTGAAATTCGAGTCCATCATCATCGGCGCCTTCGCGTTCATCACCGTCGAGCCGGCCAGTCCCCCCTTGATGGCATCGAATACCAGGTGCGGGTCCACACCGGCCTTCTTCACCATGGTAAAGGCCTCACTGACCGCCGCTATGTTCAGCGCCACGATGATCTGGTTCGCAAGCTTGGTCGTGTTCCCCGCACCGATCGGCCCGCAGTGCACCGCACTCGCCCCCATGACCAGCAGGATCTCCTTCAGTTCCTCGAACAGCTCCTTCTCCCCGCCGACCATGATCGCCAGGGTCCCATCTACAGCCTTGGGCTCCCCCCCGGAGACCGGGGCGTCCAGCATCCTCACGCCCTTCAATGCGCAGGCCTTCTCCACTTCCTGGCTTGCCAGAGGCGCGATCGAGCTCATGTCCACCAGCTTCAGGCCGGCCTTCGCCCCCTCAAGCACTCCCTGCTCTCCCAGCACCACGCTCTTCACGTGCGGGCTGTTGGGCAGCATCGTGATCACCAGCGGCACCTGAGCTGCCACTTCGGCAGCCGAGGCTGCTTCCTTCGCACCGGATGCAACAACATCCTTAACACTTGCCTTGTTCAGGTCGAAACACACCACCTCATGCCCTGCCTTCAGCAGGTTCTTGGCCATGGGCTTGCCCATGATCCCCAGTCCGATAAATCCAATCTTCATTGTAGTATTCTCCAAATAATCACATGCATTTACGCATTTCTCAGCGTAGCCATCTCTTTTCTCCAGAGCTTCAACTGCGCAATTTCCAACTCCCCATCCTTCACGGTCTTACAACCATCAAGTACAGGGCCCTCAGCACGCTGCATCTGTCTGCATGCGTCCGCAAGCTGGTCGGCGATTTCCGCAGGGATAACAATTGCTCCATGCTTGTCTGCATGAATCAGATCGCCTGGGTTTACCAATAATCCACCTACTTCTACAGGGGTACCTGTCATTTCCATGTGAATATACCCATGGGAGACCAGTACGCAGGAAGCATGATAGGTAAAGCCGAGTTCGTAGGCTTCATCCAGATCCCGTACCCCACCATTGGTAACAACAGCCATGCATCCAAGAGCCTTATGGACCGTAGTCTGCACCTCTCCCCAGAAAGAGCCAACCGGCTCCTCATCAATATCCTGAATGACAGAGATAGGGACTGAGGGACAGTCAAGAAGGGATTGATAATACTGATAAAGGGTTTCTTCATTTTCCTTGGTCCCGGGATACCGTGCACTGATCTTGGCAGTACAGGCGTAGCCTACCACGGGCTTCCTGTCAGGATAGATAGCTTTGATCTTGGGGGATGTGAACCCTTCAATTTTACTTCTTAGCTTGAACTTCTCTATTGCATTACTGACTGTCGGAGTGTCAAATTGCCGGAGTTCCTCAATCTGTTCCTTTGATAAATAGCTCATACATCCTCCCTGACTCTACGAGGATGTTCCGGTCTGTTCATAGGCCACGTAGGAACCTTCCCCGACAATACTTCATCAATGCCCTGTGCCGCGTGAAGCGACATACGAATCCTGCATTCTGCTGTCATTGCAGCATTATGCGGTGTCAGCAAGACATTCTTCATAGCCAACAGTGGGTTATCCCTTTTTGGGGGTTCTTCCTCAAAGACATCAAGACCAGCCCCAGCTATTCTACCACTTTGCAGTACATCAACCAGGTCAGACTCCACAACCAACTCTCCACGGGCAAGGTTCATAAAGTACGCACTCCGTTTCATCAAGGAGAATTGCTCCTTGGTAATCGAATGATTGTTCTCTCTCCCTGCAGGATAGTGTGCTGAGACAAAATCACCAACTTTGAACGCTTCATTGAATGAACCGAGTTGAGTAACATAGGAAGGAAAAGGAAGATGTGCCTGGTTGGTATCATAGGCGACAATCTTCATTCCAAGCCCATAGTGGGCTTTTTGTGCGACGAGCTTGCCGATTTTC is from uncultured Sphaerochaeta sp. and encodes:
- the garR gene encoding 2-hydroxy-3-oxopropionate reductase, whose protein sequence is MKIGFIGLGIMGKPMAKNLLKAGHEVVCFDLNKASVKDVVASGAKEAASAAEVAAQVPLVITMLPNSPHVKSVVLGEQGVLEGAKAGLKLVDMSSIAPLASQEVEKACALKGVRMLDAPVSGGEPKAVDGTLAIMVGGEKELFEELKEILLVMGASAVHCGPIGAGNTTKLANQIIVALNIAAVSEAFTMVKKAGVDPHLVFDAIKGGLAGSTVMNAKAPMMMDSNFKPGFKIDLHIKDLANAMDTGHGVGSPLPLTAYVREMMETLHADGFGGDDHSALARYYAKVSGTKIGE
- a CDS encoding RraA family protein, with protein sequence MSYLSKEQIEELRQFDTPTVSNAIEKFKLRSKIEGFTSPKIKAIYPDRKPVVGYACTAKISARYPGTKENEETLYQYYQSLLDCPSVPISVIQDIDEEPVGSFWGEVQTTVHKALGCMAVVTNGGVRDLDEAYELGFTYHASCVLVSHGYIHMEMTGTPVEVGGLLVNPGDLIHADKHGAIVIPAEIADQLADACRQMQRAEGPVLDGCKTVKDGELEIAQLKLWRKEMATLRNA
- a CDS encoding hydroxyacid dehydrogenase codes for the protein MKPVVLIPQDVAEEGKDFLIERGYSIRMGRGTDKASLLADIQDVDAVLFRNEAYDADILEAAKRVTVLARHGVGVDKVDLKRAEELGIWVTNGAISNSNTVAEMTLGFIIALGRNLVASNEAAHVADYDFRDRVISMELEGKTLALLGLGKIGKLVAQKAHYGLGMKIVAYDTNQAHLPFPSYVTQLGSFNEAFKVGDFVSAHYPAGRENNHSITKEQFSLMKRSAYFMNLARGELVVESDLVDVLQSGRIAGAGLDVFEEEPPKRDNPLLAMKNVLLTPHNAAMTAECRIRMSLHAAQGIDEVLSGKVPTWPMNRPEHPRRVREDV